CTTTTCTATGAGAATGCGTCTCATCAAAACCCATGTCACTATCCAACAGAAAAAGACGCTTTGGAAAGTCTTGCAATAAAGGCATAAACTTTAAGTAACTCAGACTTTCTTCAAGTATCATAACAAGTGGACGATTTGGCAATTTATAGTTATGAATTATCAAAATATTATTACTATCGAATCGGATAAACGAGGAGGAAAGCCTTGTATTCGCCAAATGCGGATCACTGTTTATGATGTTCTTGGGTGGCTAGCATCGGGAATGTCTATTAATGAAATTCTTGATGATTTTCCTGAACTGACAGAAACGGATATCAGGGCTTGTTTAGAATTTGCAGCGGATCGTGAACATCGTTTAGTAGTCTCGGTTACTGCTGCATGAAATTATTGTTTGATCAGAATTTGAGCCGAAAGTTAGTTGATCGGCTAGCCGATATTTTTCCAGAAGCGAGCCATGTACAGTTTCATGGTTTGGCAGAAAAGACAGACACGGAAATTTGGGAATTTGCAAAGGAAAATGATTTTTGTATTGTGACTCAGGATGCTGATTTTCCAGAAAAAGTTCGATTATTAGGTGCTCCACCAAAAGTTATCTGGCTCAGATATGGAAATGCTCCCACCAAGACAATTGAAAGTTTAGTGCGTTCAGCTCATGAAGCAATTAATGAATTATTAACCAATGAAACTCTTTACTGCTTGGAACTACATTGAGTAAGGCGATCGCCGCCCTTTTTTCAAGCATTAATGTCAAACTATCGAAGACCAACAATCAGAGGCGGAACCTATTTCATTACTCAAGTCACTTATCAACGAATACCATGGCTTTGCACAGATTTAGGACGACAAGCGTTGCGAGAGGCGATCGCCAAAGTACGCCAAAAATATCCTTTTGAGATTAATGCTTTTGTTTTATTGCCCGATCATTTCCATTGTCTATGGACATTACCAGAAGATGATCATGACTTTTCTGTGAGAATGCGTCTCATCAAAACTCACGTGACGAAAAATCACGGCGATCGCCTGAATATTAACGAAACCATTTCACAATCGCGCCACAAACGAAAAGAAAAAAATCTATGGCAACGACGCTTCTGGGAACATTTAATCCGAGACGAAGAAGATTATGCCCGACATTGCGATTACATTCATTACAACCCCGTCAAACATGGATTGTGCAGTACAGCCCAAGAATGGCAATATTCGAGCATTCATCGCTTTATCTCAGAAGGAATTTATCCACCCGATTGGGGCAGTACCGAAATCGTAGAAAAACCCCACAGCATCTGGGATGAATAAAAAACAAAATTGTAGGGTGTGTTAGCGAAGCGTAACGCACAAAATTACTTTAGCAAACAAAAAGGCGCGTTGCATTGCATTGACGCACCCTACGGGACTGACGAGCATTATGTTGCTGCCCATTCCATAATCTTCCCTACGGCTATACCAATTACGCATATCATTCCAGTGAGAAACCAAAAACCTGAAGGTGCGG
The DNA window shown above is from [Limnothrix rosea] IAM M-220 and carries:
- a CDS encoding DUF5615 family PIN-like protein yields the protein MKLLFDQNLSRKLVDRLADIFPEASHVQFHGLAEKTDTEIWEFAKENDFCIVTQDADFPEKVRLLGAPPKVIWLRYGNAPTKTIESLVRSAHEAINELLTNETLYCLELH
- a CDS encoding REP-associated tyrosine transposase → MSNYRRPTIRGGTYFITQVTYQRIPWLCTDLGRQALREAIAKVRQKYPFEINAFVLLPDHFHCLWTLPEDDHDFSVRMRLIKTHVTKNHGDRLNINETISQSRHKRKEKNLWQRRFWEHLIRDEEDYARHCDYIHYNPVKHGLCSTAQEWQYSSIHRFISEGIYPPDWGSTEIVEKPHSIWDE
- a CDS encoding DUF433 domain-containing protein, translated to MNYQNIITIESDKRGGKPCIRQMRITVYDVLGWLASGMSINEILDDFPELTETDIRACLEFAADREHRLVVSVTAA